A DNA window from Anastrepha obliqua isolate idAnaObli1 chromosome 5, idAnaObli1_1.0, whole genome shotgun sequence contains the following coding sequences:
- the LOC129249437 gene encoding uncharacterized protein LOC129249437 yields the protein MKLIRVCNPDIPTQEWRYVKTLTNKNSAEESKEQKRATMQALLLLTENSIEPLAKCDGHLRYGFVKVKLHIYKTDTDAIEFLATKEGEKHMGELEPMSETEPMSEDNRPTEEEYASSGSEMGLGRLYFEREGKYHTQQRKYSERELLCESKEDPDITLTADASSTDKPSSL from the coding sequence ATGAAGCTCATTCGGGTCTGCAATCCGGACATCCCAACGCAGGAATGGAGGTATGTCAAAACTCTCACCAACAAAAATAGCGCAGAAGAATCGAAAGAGCAGAAGCGCGCcaccatgcaggctctcctgctccTCACAGAGAATTCAATCGAACCATTAGCGAAATGCGATGGGCATCTGAGATACGGTTTTGTAAAGGTGAAGCTTCACATTTACAAAACAGATACAGATGCAATTGAGTTCCTCGCCACTAAGGAAGGTGAAAAGCACATGGGCGAACTAGAACCCATGAGCGAAACCGAGCCAATGAGCGAAGACAACCggcccaccgaagaagaatacgcctcttcaggctcagaaatgggcttagggaggctgtacttcgaacgggagggtaagtaccacacacaacagcgtaagtattccgaaagggaacttttatgcgaaagcaaagaagacccagacataacgctaacagctgatgcatcttcTACAGATAAACCTTCATCACTGTAA